The following are from one region of the Stanieria sp. NIES-3757 genome:
- a CDS encoding protein tyrosine phosphatase, whose translation MAYKLLFVCLGNICRSPSAENITNHLIQEAGLVDKIVCDSAGTSSYHIGSPPDRRMTAAATKKGIKLQGRARQFQPLDFEKFDLILAMDKQNYQDILYLDRQDQYQDKVRLICDFATSYPDREVPDPYYGGSQGFEYVIDLLLDACQGLLAYVVKTQEYQAKL comes from the coding sequence ATGGCTTATAAATTATTGTTTGTTTGTTTAGGTAACATTTGTCGTTCTCCCTCAGCAGAGAATATTACTAACCATTTAATTCAAGAAGCTGGTTTAGTAGACAAGATTGTCTGTGATTCGGCAGGGACTTCTAGCTATCATATTGGTTCTCCTCCAGACCGTCGTATGACTGCTGCTGCAACTAAAAAAGGAATCAAACTTCAAGGTCGGGCAAGGCAATTTCAACCATTGGATTTTGAAAAATTTGACCTAATTCTAGCTATGGATAAACAAAATTACCAAGATATTCTTTATCTTGACCGCCAAGATCAATACCAGGATAAAGTCCGCTTGATTTGCGATTTTGCAACCTCATATCCTGACCGAGAAGTTCCCGATCCTTACTATGGAGGTTCTCAAGGGTTTGAATACGTAATTGATTTGTTATTAGATGCTTGTCAGGGTTTGTTGGCATACGTAGTTAAAACTCAAGAATATCAAGCAAAACTATAA